The following proteins are co-located in the Spinactinospora alkalitolerans genome:
- the fabG gene encoding 3-oxoacyl-[acyl-carrier-protein] reductase, giving the protein MSRSVLVTGGSRGIGLAIARELKAGGDDVAVTYRSGEPPEGLFGVQCDITDTAQVDAAFKQVEDEQGPVEVLVANAGITKDQLLALMSEDDFSSVLDTNLTGSFRVAKRAVRGMMRKRTGRIVLISSVVGLLGSGGQANYAASKAGLVGFARSLARELGSRNITVNVVAPGFIETDMTAALPEERQAEIKKNVPLGRYGSTEEIAKTVRFLAGDGAAYITGAVIPVDGGLGMGH; this is encoded by the coding sequence ATGTCCCGCTCGGTACTGGTCACCGGCGGCAGCCGGGGGATCGGCCTGGCCATCGCCCGCGAGCTCAAAGCCGGCGGCGACGACGTCGCCGTGACCTACCGCTCCGGTGAGCCGCCCGAGGGGCTCTTCGGCGTCCAGTGCGACATCACCGACACCGCCCAGGTCGACGCGGCGTTCAAGCAGGTCGAAGACGAGCAGGGGCCGGTCGAGGTGCTGGTCGCCAACGCCGGCATCACCAAGGACCAACTGCTCGCCCTGATGAGCGAGGACGACTTCTCCTCCGTCCTCGACACCAACCTCACCGGCTCCTTCCGGGTGGCCAAGCGCGCCGTGCGCGGCATGATGCGCAAGCGCACCGGCCGCATCGTCCTCATCTCCTCGGTCGTCGGCCTGCTCGGCTCCGGCGGCCAGGCCAACTACGCCGCCTCGAAGGCCGGCCTGGTCGGCTTCGCCCGCTCCCTCGCCCGCGAGCTGGGCTCCCGCAACATCACGGTCAACGTCGTGGCCCCCGGCTTCATCGAGACCGACATGACCGCGGCCCTGCCGGAGGAGCGGCAGGCCGAGATCAAGAAGAACGTCCCGCTGGGCCGCTACGGCTCGACGGAGGAGATCGCCAAGACGGTGCGGTTCCTCGCCGGCGACGGCGCCGCCTACATCACCGGCGCCGTCATCCCCGTCGACGGCGGCCTCGGCATGGGCCACTGA
- the fabI gene encoding enoyl-ACP reductase FabI yields the protein MGILEGKRILVTGVITDSSIAFHVARLCQEQGATVVLTGYGRLSLVERIAKRLPDAPPVLELDVTDDDHLASLADRIGEHVDGIDGVVHSIGFTPQDALGGNFLNTTWEDVATAMHTSTFSLKALSTAVLPLMRDSGGSIVAMDFDNSVSYPIYDWMGVAKSGLASTARYLARYLGEHDIRVNLVSAGPLRTMAARSIPGFDTLADSWPQRAPLGWDTGDPEPAARAVVALLSDWFPATTGEMVHVDGGFHSTGA from the coding sequence ATGGGAATTCTCGAGGGCAAGCGCATCCTCGTCACCGGGGTGATCACCGACAGCTCGATCGCCTTCCACGTGGCCCGGCTCTGCCAGGAGCAGGGCGCCACGGTCGTGCTCACCGGCTACGGGCGGCTCAGCCTGGTCGAGCGGATCGCCAAGCGCCTGCCGGACGCCCCTCCGGTGCTGGAGCTCGACGTCACCGACGACGACCACCTCGCCAGCCTGGCCGACCGCATCGGCGAGCACGTCGACGGCATCGACGGCGTGGTGCACTCGATCGGCTTCACCCCCCAGGACGCGCTGGGCGGCAACTTCCTCAACACCACGTGGGAGGACGTCGCCACCGCCATGCACACCTCCACCTTCTCGCTGAAGGCGCTCAGCACCGCGGTGCTGCCGCTGATGCGCGACAGCGGAGGCTCGATCGTGGCGATGGACTTCGACAACAGCGTCTCCTACCCCATCTACGACTGGATGGGCGTGGCGAAGTCCGGCCTGGCCTCCACGGCCCGCTACCTCGCCCGCTACCTCGGCGAGCACGACATCCGGGTCAACCTGGTCTCGGCCGGCCCCCTGCGCACCATGGCCGCGCGCAGCATCCCCGGATTCGACACGCTGGCCGACTCCTGGCCGCAGCGGGCCCCGCTGGGCTGGGACACCGGCGACCCCGAGCCCGCGGCCCGCGCCGTCGTGGCGCTGCTGTCGGACTGGTTCCCCGCCACCACCGGTGAGATGGTCCACGTCGACGGCGGTTTCCACTCCACCGGCGCCTAG
- a CDS encoding SDR family NAD(P)-dependent oxidoreductase → MDLGLDGAKVVVTGASRGIGRAIAQTFAEEGADLAICARSPEPLRQAADELRGTGRTVLAEAVDVADPDALHRFVERAAVELAGIDVLVSNVSGGGSATEDQWERNFATDLMPFVRMTEIAEPYLSVSELGGSVVLISTTSALHTGAPSGPKAYGPIKAALNHYAASLARTLPQKGIRVNTVSPGPIEFEGGGWDRRRESDPEFYESIRARIPCGRLGRPEEVANAVAFLASPAASFITGTNVVVDGGFVDRI, encoded by the coding sequence ATGGATCTCGGACTCGACGGAGCCAAGGTCGTGGTCACCGGCGCGAGCCGCGGCATCGGCCGGGCGATCGCGCAGACCTTCGCCGAGGAGGGGGCCGACCTGGCCATCTGCGCCCGCTCGCCCGAGCCGCTGCGGCAGGCGGCCGACGAGCTGCGCGGCACCGGCCGCACCGTCCTCGCCGAGGCGGTCGACGTCGCCGACCCCGATGCGCTGCACCGCTTCGTGGAGCGCGCGGCCGTGGAGCTCGCAGGCATCGACGTGCTGGTCTCCAACGTCTCCGGCGGCGGCAGCGCCACCGAGGACCAGTGGGAGCGCAACTTCGCCACCGACCTGATGCCGTTCGTGCGGATGACCGAGATCGCCGAACCCTACCTGTCGGTCTCGGAGCTGGGCGGCTCCGTCGTGCTGATCTCCACCACCTCGGCGCTGCACACCGGCGCGCCGTCAGGGCCGAAGGCCTACGGCCCGATCAAGGCGGCCCTGAACCACTACGCGGCCTCGCTGGCGCGCACCCTGCCCCAGAAGGGGATCCGGGTCAACACGGTCTCGCCCGGCCCCATCGAGTTCGAGGGCGGCGGCTGGGACCGGCGCCGCGAGAGCGACCCCGAGTTCTACGAGAGCATCCGCGCCCGGATCCCGTGCGGCCGCCTGGGCCGCCCCGAGGAGGTCGCCAACGCGGTGGCCTTCCTGGCCAGCCCGGCCGCCTCCTTCATCACCGGAACCAACGTGGTCGTGGACGGCGGCTTCGTGGACCGGATTTAG
- a CDS encoding helix-turn-helix domain-containing protein, which yields MTTFRVGVTREDGRWVAVVDGLRGGATETRTLINLEIEVRDLISGLTDAEPDSFSLEWHWEEAVGSDSAAAMAEFTELRKQLEETKAGYERAQRKAVVSLRKQGVSVRDAARLLGLSFQRVQQLDKT from the coding sequence ATGACGACTTTCCGGGTGGGCGTCACCCGCGAGGACGGACGCTGGGTGGCGGTTGTCGACGGACTGCGCGGCGGGGCGACGGAGACGCGGACATTGATCAACCTCGAAATTGAGGTCCGTGACCTGATCTCGGGTCTCACCGATGCCGAGCCCGATTCCTTCTCCTTGGAGTGGCACTGGGAGGAGGCCGTGGGAAGCGACTCGGCCGCGGCCATGGCCGAGTTCACCGAGCTGCGAAAGCAGTTGGAGGAGACGAAGGCCGGTTACGAGCGTGCTCAGCGCAAGGCAGTCGTGAGCCTTCGGAAGCAAGGTGTGTCCGTCCGCGACGCCGCCCGACTGCTGGGGTTGTCGTTCCAGCGTGTCCAGCAGCTCGACAAGACATAA
- a CDS encoding AAA family ATPase: MGASAHLAEGLVGALGPGAAEQLGDDPWRLLVLPGVTPEQADYCARRLLGDAASADDPRRGRALVGHLLRRATRDGHTAIDQTRLAGALRSLGVRSTEPAMTAALDDGDVLVFEVMPDSDDDFDGDAVPEMPDPERFFALARIGLAEQDLGEGLVRLSGTSEPIMDSATAAETVEEAARRLGRPLVPEIAAALVTVALRGVCVLTHGPGAAGGVAEAVSYAAAIAADSEVGVAVAAPTARGAAALRERLAAVGAEVDVASVAALLESHGPGVYGRGAERPVEAGLVVVTEAMALDVETAAALVDACADGTHLVLVADPAQAPSAAPGQVVTDLIASRTVAVAALPGDPPGPLARLAGGVAEGELEQVEAPGREVVVVPADSAGEAAHRAVQLITDSIPRALRIPADDVQIITATRGGEAGADAVNGACKARLNPGPGALNGLDPGDRVLLGGHGPGYAPGDTGLLREAGDDGAVVELADGTAVTVGDPGHLRPGWAIPVAAAHGGVWPAVVAVFPPETKGSRPQVYTALTRAERHLSIVHAAGPALARAVREVPAITRHTRLAEVLREG; the protein is encoded by the coding sequence ATGGGCGCCTCCGCTCACCTCGCCGAAGGGCTCGTCGGCGCACTCGGGCCGGGCGCGGCCGAACAGCTCGGCGACGATCCGTGGCGGCTGCTCGTGCTGCCGGGGGTCACGCCCGAGCAGGCCGACTACTGCGCGCGCCGGCTGCTCGGCGACGCCGCGAGCGCCGACGACCCGCGCCGGGGCCGGGCGCTGGTCGGGCACCTGCTGCGCCGCGCCACCCGCGACGGCCACACCGCCATCGACCAGACCCGCCTGGCCGGGGCGCTGCGCTCGCTGGGGGTGCGCTCGACCGAGCCCGCGATGACGGCGGCCCTGGACGACGGCGACGTGCTGGTGTTCGAGGTCATGCCCGACTCCGACGACGACTTCGACGGCGACGCCGTGCCGGAGATGCCCGACCCCGAGCGGTTCTTCGCCCTGGCCCGCATCGGCCTGGCCGAGCAGGACCTCGGCGAGGGCCTGGTCCGGCTGTCGGGCACCAGCGAACCGATCATGGACTCGGCGACCGCCGCGGAGACGGTCGAGGAGGCGGCGCGGCGACTGGGCCGCCCGCTCGTCCCGGAGATCGCCGCCGCCCTGGTCACGGTGGCGCTGCGCGGGGTGTGCGTGCTCACCCACGGCCCCGGGGCGGCCGGCGGCGTGGCCGAGGCGGTCTCCTACGCCGCCGCGATCGCGGCCGACAGCGAGGTCGGCGTCGCGGTGGCCGCGCCCACGGCGCGCGGAGCGGCGGCGCTGCGCGAACGGCTCGCCGCGGTCGGCGCCGAGGTCGACGTCGCCTCCGTCGCCGCCCTGCTGGAGTCGCACGGCCCGGGCGTCTACGGCCGCGGCGCCGAGCGCCCCGTCGAGGCCGGTCTGGTCGTCGTCACCGAGGCCATGGCGCTGGACGTGGAGACCGCCGCCGCACTGGTCGACGCCTGCGCCGACGGCACCCACCTCGTCCTCGTGGCCGATCCGGCCCAGGCCCCCTCGGCGGCGCCGGGGCAGGTGGTCACCGACCTGATCGCCTCGCGCACGGTCGCGGTGGCGGCGCTGCCCGGCGACCCGCCCGGCCCGCTCGCCCGGCTGGCCGGCGGGGTCGCGGAGGGCGAATTGGAGCAGGTCGAGGCGCCGGGCAGGGAGGTCGTGGTGGTCCCGGCCGACTCGGCGGGCGAGGCCGCGCACCGGGCGGTGCAGCTCATCACCGACTCCATCCCGCGCGCGCTGCGGATCCCGGCCGACGACGTGCAGATCATCACCGCGACACGCGGCGGCGAGGCCGGAGCCGACGCGGTGAACGGCGCGTGCAAGGCCCGGCTCAACCCCGGTCCGGGGGCGCTCAACGGCCTCGACCCCGGCGACCGCGTGCTGCTGGGCGGGCACGGCCCCGGCTACGCGCCGGGCGACACCGGCCTGCTGCGCGAGGCCGGCGACGACGGCGCCGTAGTGGAGCTGGCCGACGGGACCGCGGTCACGGTCGGCGATCCGGGCCACCTGCGCCCGGGCTGGGCGATCCCGGTCGCCGCGGCCCACGGCGGCGTCTGGCCCGCCGTCGTCGCGGTGTTCCCGCCGGAGACCAAGGGGTCGCGGCCCCAGGTCTACACGGCGCTCACCCGCGCCGAGCGCCACCTCTCGATCGTGCACGCGGCCGGCCCGGCCCTGGCCCGGGCCGTACGCGAGGTCCCGGCGATCACCAGGCACACCCGCCTGGCGGAGGTGCTGAGGGAGGGGTGA
- a CDS encoding aldo/keto reductase, with translation MEQRQVGGSGLWVSRTALGTMTWGKDTEEEEAADQLAAFVDAGGTLIDTADIYTGGHSERIVGRLLRTVVRRDDVIIATKVGHTPERHRPCDTSRRHLLATLDASLRRMQIDHIDLWQLHVHDPETPVEETLAAVDAAVASGRVRYVGVGDLAAWQFAKYATWQRAGQAAGRSPIVSLGAEYSLLNRRAEIDQLPAVADCGAGLIAWSPLGRGVLTAKYRNGVPSDSRAALPHMAPYVEPYFDERSRRVVESVCTAADGLGVSPLAVALSWVRDHPNVATTTVGPRTAAQLGGVLSAEGVVLPREIREALDDASSPTQ, from the coding sequence ATGGAACAGCGACAGGTGGGTGGGTCGGGCCTGTGGGTCTCTCGGACCGCTCTGGGCACCATGACCTGGGGCAAGGACACCGAGGAGGAGGAGGCCGCCGACCAGCTCGCCGCGTTTGTGGACGCCGGCGGCACCCTTATCGACACCGCCGATATCTACACCGGCGGCCACAGCGAGCGCATCGTCGGCCGACTGCTGCGCACCGTCGTACGGCGCGACGATGTGATCATCGCCACGAAGGTCGGGCACACCCCGGAGCGGCACCGGCCCTGCGACACCTCCCGCAGACACCTGCTGGCCACGCTGGACGCCTCGCTGCGCCGGATGCAGATCGACCACATCGACCTGTGGCAGTTGCACGTCCACGACCCCGAGACCCCGGTGGAGGAGACGCTCGCGGCGGTGGACGCCGCGGTGGCCTCGGGCCGGGTCCGCTACGTCGGCGTCGGCGACCTGGCCGCGTGGCAGTTCGCCAAGTACGCCACCTGGCAGCGGGCGGGGCAGGCGGCCGGCCGCTCCCCGATCGTCTCCCTCGGCGCGGAGTACTCGCTGCTGAACCGGCGGGCCGAGATCGACCAGCTCCCCGCGGTGGCCGACTGCGGCGCCGGACTCATCGCGTGGTCCCCGCTGGGCCGGGGGGTGCTGACGGCCAAGTACCGCAACGGCGTCCCCAGCGACTCCCGCGCCGCGCTGCCGCACATGGCGCCCTACGTCGAGCCCTACTTCGACGAGCGCAGCAGGCGCGTCGTGGAGTCGGTGTGCACCGCGGCCGACGGCCTGGGCGTCTCCCCCCTCGCCGTGGCCCTGAGCTGGGTGCGCGACCACCCCAACGTCGCGACCACCACCGTGGGCCCGCGCACCGCCGCCCAGCTCGGCGGCGTCCTCTCCGCCGAGGGGGTGGTCCTGCCCCGCGAGATCCGCGAGGCCCTCGACGACGCCTCCTCCCCGACGCAGTAG
- a CDS encoding undecaprenyl-diphosphate phosphatase — MSIFEAIILGLVQGLTEFLPISSSGHLRVVAAFSGWPDPGAAFTAVSQIGTELAVLIYFRKDVWNILSTWFRSLGNKELRRNIDARMGWYIIIGSIPIGVAGLLFEEQIAAPFRDLRLIALTLIVFGVLLGIVDRYARKHRELTDLNVQRGVVYGLFQMLALIPGVSRSGATVTGGMLLGFKREAAARYAFLLAMPAVFASGVYKLKDIGGDQYAGAAATIIGTVVAFFVGYAVIAWFMRFISTNSFMPFVYYRIALGILILTLVSFRVLDPQGGAEAEAASGARETVQEAESESSESPEPSPSAEPSPSASVDPDTGWPIDAETGLARDPETGQHKDPVTGELVQIDPGTGLPIDPYTGRPYDPAVVHGEQTPAAG, encoded by the coding sequence GTGTCCATCTTCGAGGCCATCATCCTTGGACTTGTCCAGGGATTGACCGAGTTTCTGCCGATCTCCTCCAGCGGCCACCTGCGGGTCGTCGCCGCCTTCTCCGGCTGGCCCGACCCCGGTGCGGCGTTCACCGCGGTCAGCCAGATCGGCACCGAGCTCGCCGTCCTGATCTACTTCCGCAAGGACGTCTGGAACATCCTCTCCACCTGGTTCCGGTCCCTGGGCAACAAGGAACTGCGGCGCAACATCGACGCCCGGATGGGCTGGTACATCATCATCGGGTCCATCCCGATCGGCGTGGCCGGGCTGCTGTTCGAGGAGCAGATCGCCGCTCCCTTCCGCGATCTGCGGCTGATCGCGCTCACCCTGATCGTCTTCGGCGTCCTGCTGGGCATCGTCGACCGCTACGCCCGCAAGCACCGCGAGCTGACCGACCTCAACGTGCAGCGCGGCGTCGTCTACGGCCTGTTCCAGATGCTGGCGCTGATCCCGGGCGTCTCGCGCTCCGGCGCCACGGTCACCGGCGGCATGCTGCTGGGCTTCAAGCGCGAGGCCGCGGCCCGCTACGCCTTCCTGCTGGCCATGCCGGCCGTGTTCGCCTCCGGCGTCTACAAGCTCAAGGACATCGGCGGCGACCAGTACGCCGGCGCGGCCGCCACGATCATCGGCACCGTGGTCGCCTTCTTCGTCGGCTACGCGGTCATCGCCTGGTTCATGCGCTTCATCTCCACCAACAGCTTCATGCCGTTCGTCTACTACCGCATCGCCCTGGGCATCCTGATCCTGACGCTGGTGAGCTTCCGGGTGCTCGACCCCCAAGGCGGGGCGGAGGCCGAGGCCGCCTCCGGCGCCCGAGAGACCGTCCAGGAGGCGGAGTCCGAGTCCTCCGAGAGCCCCGAGCCCTCGCCCTCGGCCGAGCCCAGCCCGTCGGCGAGCGTGGACCCGGATACGGGCTGGCCCATCGACGCCGAGACCGGGCTGGCCAGGGACCCCGAGACCGGGCAGCACAAGGACCCGGTCACCGGTGAGCTCGTGCAGATCGACCCCGGCACCGGGCTGCCGATCGACCCCTACACGGGCCGGCCCTACGATCCCGCGGTCGTCCACGGCGAGCAGACCCCCGCCGCCGGATAG
- a CDS encoding histidine phosphatase family protein — translation MAIQPKEPVPERGAATLLLVRHGLTAVTGSTLAGWTPGIHLDERGRAQAKDAAERLAGLDLAAIVSSPLERCRETAEVIAQARSGGPDAVVDDRFGECRYGDWTGRPLKELAAEPLWRVVQAHPSAARFPGGESLAETSARAVAAVRDWNDRLLAEHRDPVYLVCSHGDVIKAIVADALGLHLDQFQRIQADPCSITAIRYTPTRAFLLRLNDVGESAAGLAPAPGEASGDATVGGGAGAPAPGAARETGAGESPR, via the coding sequence ATGGCCATCCAACCGAAGGAGCCGGTGCCGGAGCGCGGCGCCGCCACCCTGCTGCTGGTCCGGCACGGACTCACCGCGGTGACGGGGAGCACGCTGGCCGGCTGGACCCCGGGAATCCACCTCGACGAGCGCGGCCGCGCGCAGGCCAAGGACGCGGCGGAGCGCCTGGCCGGACTGGACCTCGCGGCGATCGTGTCGAGCCCGCTGGAGCGCTGCCGCGAGACGGCCGAGGTGATCGCCCAGGCCCGCTCCGGCGGCCCCGATGCCGTCGTCGACGACCGGTTCGGCGAGTGCCGCTACGGCGACTGGACCGGTCGCCCGCTCAAGGAACTGGCCGCGGAACCGCTGTGGAGGGTCGTGCAGGCCCACCCCAGCGCCGCGCGCTTCCCCGGCGGGGAGAGCCTCGCCGAGACCTCCGCCAGGGCCGTCGCGGCCGTGCGGGACTGGAACGACCGGCTGCTCGCCGAGCACCGCGACCCCGTCTACCTGGTGTGCAGCCACGGCGACGTGATCAAGGCGATCGTGGCCGACGCGCTCGGCCTGCACCTGGACCAGTTCCAGCGCATCCAGGCCGACCCCTGCTCGATCACCGCCATCCGCTACACCCCGACGCGCGCGTTCCTGCTGCGCCTCAACGACGTCGGCGAGTCCGCGGCGGGCCTGGCCCCGGCCCCGGGCGAGGCCTCCGGCGACGCCACCGTGGGCGGTGGAGCGGGAGCCCCCGCGCCCGGCGCCGCGCGGGAGACCGGAGCCGGTGAATCGCCACGGTAA